In Bythopirellula goksoeyrii, a single window of DNA contains:
- a CDS encoding L-lactate permease, producing MNSTTLAILATLPIASVALLLVGLRWPASRAMPICYLIVALLAGFVWQIPAVVIAAASLKGLLITAKLLFIIFGAILLLNTLEQSGALVRIKQSFRNISPDRRVQAIIIAWLFGSFIEGSAGFGTPAAVAVPLLVGLGFPPMAAVVSGMVIQSTPVSFGACGTPIMIGVTDGLRGAGTINDFALAQGFECGAQLQQLIGVKVALLHLIVGTLIPLFLVSLLTRFFGVARSYREGLALWRFALFAAVAMTVPYFLVALFLGPEFPSILGGLIGLTIVVPAAKKGFLIPDPDKPWDFGPQETWEPEWTGSELGDPVDNGRGFSLFSAWSPYLLVAILLVLTRLPNLPLQQWLLGVAIPVQSILGTDISDSITPLYLPGAVFIAVALFVVWLHRMRFREFASAVHKSSKTVVAASIALVCTVPMVQVFLNSAGGEAGYPAMPLALAEGVAHLTGNAWPLASPFIGGIGAAVAGSNTISNMMFSLFQYDVGLKIDVDPTWIVALQAVGGAAGNTICVHNVVAASAVAGLVGKEGQIIRKTLIVFLYYALLAGILGYWIVS from the coding sequence GTGAATTCCACAACCCTTGCGATACTTGCAACTTTGCCGATCGCATCGGTTGCTCTACTCTTGGTCGGCTTGCGCTGGCCTGCCAGCCGAGCTATGCCGATCTGCTATCTGATTGTCGCCCTGTTGGCCGGTTTTGTCTGGCAGATACCTGCGGTAGTGATCGCAGCAGCCAGCCTGAAGGGTCTCCTCATCACGGCCAAGCTGTTGTTCATTATCTTTGGCGCCATCCTCCTGCTAAACACCCTCGAACAGAGCGGCGCATTGGTGAGGATCAAACAATCGTTTCGAAATATTTCGCCAGACCGACGCGTACAAGCGATTATCATCGCTTGGCTCTTCGGGTCGTTCATCGAAGGGTCCGCCGGCTTTGGCACACCCGCTGCAGTAGCAGTCCCTCTGCTGGTCGGCCTTGGATTTCCTCCCATGGCTGCAGTCGTGTCAGGGATGGTCATACAGAGTACTCCCGTCTCATTTGGTGCATGTGGAACACCAATCATGATTGGTGTTACCGACGGATTGCGTGGTGCTGGTACGATCAACGATTTTGCGCTTGCCCAAGGCTTCGAGTGTGGTGCACAACTCCAGCAATTGATCGGTGTCAAAGTAGCACTGCTGCATTTGATCGTCGGAACATTGATCCCGCTTTTTCTTGTCTCACTCCTGACCCGCTTCTTTGGAGTTGCGCGGTCCTATCGAGAAGGGCTTGCCCTCTGGCGATTCGCCTTGTTCGCAGCCGTAGCAATGACGGTTCCCTATTTCCTCGTCGCCCTTTTCTTGGGACCGGAGTTCCCTTCGATCCTCGGCGGCTTGATCGGGCTCACCATTGTGGTACCTGCTGCCAAAAAAGGCTTTCTGATACCCGACCCGGACAAACCATGGGATTTCGGTCCCCAAGAAACGTGGGAACCCGAGTGGACTGGCAGCGAATTGGGCGATCCCGTCGATAACGGACGCGGCTTCTCACTCTTCTCGGCCTGGAGTCCCTACCTCTTGGTTGCGATTCTCCTCGTGCTTACGCGACTACCCAACCTGCCACTTCAACAGTGGCTCTTGGGAGTTGCAATCCCCGTTCAGAGCATCTTAGGGACTGACATCAGCGATTCGATCACACCTCTCTATTTGCCCGGAGCCGTATTTATTGCTGTGGCTCTCTTCGTGGTCTGGCTTCACCGCATGCGGTTCAGAGAATTCGCATCCGCGGTCCACAAATCCAGCAAGACAGTCGTTGCCGCGTCCATTGCACTCGTCTGCACCGTCCCCATGGTGCAGGTGTTTCTCAATAGCGCCGGGGGAGAGGCGGGTTATCCTGCTATGCCGTTGGCATTGGCCGAAGGGGTTGCCCACCTGACGGGCAACGCATGGCCACTAGCCTCGCCTTTTATCGGCGGAATCGGAGCGGCCGTGGCGGGAAGCAACACAATAAGCAACATGATGTTTTCCCTCTTCCAGTACGACGTAGGACTCAAGATCGACGTTGACCCCACCTGGATCGTCGCGCTGCAAGCTGTCGGCGGCGCCGCCGGCAACACGATCTGCGTCCACAACGTGGTTGCCGCCTCCGCTGTGGCTGGCCTCGTTGGCAAAGAAGGACAGATCATCCGCAAAACACTTATCGTGTTTCTCTACTACGCGCTGCTTGCGGGCATACTGGGCTACTGGATCGTCTCCTGA
- a CDS encoding DUF4159 domain-containing protein: MRRHQRSLLRIVLAAVCLLPASLPLHAQFLNDIAEPLTAEQVRESISGGVKYLLEEQNEARGTWNDLAPYPGGVTALCTIALLNSGVDPNDPQIQAALAYLRDIPPTKTYSVALQTMAFCAGDPQRDQMLIQRNVNWLESIQLENGSWSYPSGDGDNSNSQFAVLALHEAERAGAQIKLETWKKAAEYWSGAQNPDGSWGYKIGWDEGLGSMTCAGIGATVICNERAKRADADVKNGLVQCCQPHEEEDSLDRALTWLGRNFSVRRNPGRRGMGQVWHYYYLYGLERVGRLTARRFIGELDPHDWYREGAEYLIRNQDPFSHSWTGQNTAEDNPHIATSMALLFLSKGRRPVLMAKLTHGPGEDWDNHENDMANLTARVEKLWDIDLTWQILNPESATVDDLLQAPVLFLSGSKSPDLDGTAQKMRDYIDRGGFLFAESCCLDGSRFEEGFRKYLDKVFPEKEYRLRRAGPEHPLWRVEELVRPESPYVGRLWTVEYGCRTCVVFSEIDLSCYWELYGRIGRPTFPETIEKRLNDAMAVGVNVLAYATNREPKGKEASFVATIDAAELAAAGSRGTIQIAKLQHGGGCNDAPGALVNLLRTAAQGELKLQVSTNEFQITADDPNLKRFVLAFMHGRHDFRFTPKEQESLREYLTNGGTLFADSICASPQFAAAFQREIKQVLPDSQLERIPVTDTLFRDSAGGSDIRKVKRRDPVERQADQPLATRTREVEPELLGIKIDGRWAVIFSPYDISCALEQHEAMECRGYTREDAARIGLNVLMYTLSPDTE; this comes from the coding sequence ATGAGGCGACATCAACGTAGTTTGCTCAGAATCGTGCTGGCGGCAGTTTGCCTGTTGCCAGCATCTCTACCGCTGCATGCCCAGTTTCTCAACGACATTGCTGAGCCACTCACCGCTGAACAGGTCCGCGAGTCAATCAGTGGCGGGGTGAAGTATCTGCTGGAAGAGCAAAACGAAGCCCGAGGCACCTGGAATGACTTGGCTCCCTATCCCGGGGGCGTGACTGCTCTTTGCACAATCGCCCTGCTGAATTCGGGAGTCGATCCGAACGATCCGCAGATACAAGCTGCCCTCGCTTATCTTCGCGACATTCCACCGACTAAGACCTACAGTGTCGCCCTGCAAACGATGGCTTTCTGTGCTGGCGATCCCCAGCGTGATCAAATGCTCATCCAGCGAAACGTCAATTGGCTCGAGTCGATTCAATTGGAAAACGGCTCTTGGTCTTACCCTTCAGGTGATGGTGACAACAGCAACTCGCAATTTGCCGTGCTCGCACTACACGAAGCCGAGCGTGCAGGAGCCCAAATCAAACTCGAAACCTGGAAGAAGGCTGCCGAGTATTGGAGCGGAGCTCAAAACCCCGATGGCTCTTGGGGATACAAAATTGGCTGGGACGAAGGTCTCGGCAGCATGACCTGCGCTGGTATTGGAGCAACTGTTATCTGCAACGAACGCGCCAAACGAGCCGACGCCGACGTGAAGAACGGCTTGGTGCAATGCTGCCAACCCCATGAGGAAGAGGATTCCTTAGATCGGGCGCTCACTTGGCTAGGGCGCAATTTTTCCGTCCGGCGCAATCCGGGCCGTCGCGGCATGGGGCAAGTTTGGCACTACTACTATCTCTATGGACTGGAACGCGTGGGGCGTCTCACAGCACGGCGATTCATCGGCGAACTGGACCCCCACGATTGGTACCGTGAGGGAGCCGAGTATTTAATCCGAAACCAAGACCCCTTTAGCCACAGTTGGACCGGCCAGAACACCGCCGAAGACAACCCGCACATCGCCACTTCGATGGCACTGTTGTTCCTCTCCAAGGGACGCCGACCCGTCCTCATGGCCAAGCTTACGCATGGCCCCGGGGAAGATTGGGATAATCACGAAAACGACATGGCCAATCTCACCGCTCGTGTCGAGAAACTCTGGGATATTGATCTCACGTGGCAAATCCTCAATCCCGAGTCGGCTACCGTCGACGACCTGCTTCAAGCGCCAGTCCTATTTCTCTCTGGAAGCAAATCGCCAGATCTCGACGGCACGGCGCAAAAGATGCGCGACTACATCGATCGTGGGGGATTTCTGTTTGCCGAATCCTGCTGTCTCGATGGCAGTCGGTTCGAAGAAGGTTTTCGCAAGTATCTGGACAAAGTCTTCCCAGAGAAGGAATATCGCCTCCGCCGCGCCGGCCCCGAGCATCCTCTCTGGCGAGTTGAAGAACTCGTGCGACCCGAATCCCCCTATGTCGGCAGACTTTGGACGGTCGAATATGGCTGCCGCACCTGCGTGGTGTTCTCAGAGATCGACCTCTCGTGCTACTGGGAATTGTACGGACGCATCGGGCGACCCACATTTCCCGAGACGATTGAAAAGCGGCTCAACGATGCCATGGCTGTCGGTGTGAATGTGCTCGCCTATGCCACTAATCGCGAACCCAAGGGCAAAGAGGCCTCCTTCGTTGCCACGATCGACGCGGCCGAACTCGCCGCCGCCGGCAGTCGCGGCACGATCCAAATCGCCAAGCTCCAACACGGCGGTGGCTGCAACGATGCCCCCGGAGCGCTCGTGAACCTGCTCCGCACCGCCGCTCAGGGAGAACTCAAGCTGCAGGTATCAACCAACGAGTTCCAGATCACTGCAGACGATCCCAATTTAAAACGTTTTGTACTCGCCTTCATGCACGGCCGGCACGATTTCCGTTTCACGCCAAAGGAACAGGAGTCTTTGCGAGAATATCTCACCAATGGCGGCACCCTCTTTGCTGACAGCATTTGCGCGAGCCCGCAATTTGCCGCTGCTTTCCAGCGGGAAATTAAGCAGGTGCTCCCCGACTCACAACTGGAGCGCATCCCGGTCACCGATACTCTCTTCCGCGATTCCGCCGGCGGCTCCGACATCCGCAAGGTCAAACGCCGGGATCCCGTCGAGCGCCAAGCCGACCAACCCCTGGCCACCCGCACTCGTGAAGTCGAACCCGAACTGCTGGGCATTAAAATCGACGGTCGCTGGGCTGTCATCTTTTCACCCTACGACATCAGCTGTGCCCTCGAGCAACACGAAGCGATGGAATGCCGCGGCTACACCCGCGAAGACGCCGCGCGCATCGGCCTCAACGTGTTGATGTACACCCTAAGCCCCGACACCGAGTAG
- a CDS encoding DUF58 domain-containing protein — protein sequence MSSTVEKYLKPEVVRHIARLDLRAQFIIKGFFQGMHASPFHGFSVEFSEHRKYVPGDNPSDIDWLVYAKTDKYYVKKFEAETNLTGYLVMDLSASMAYSHDQELTKFDYSICLAAALCYLMIHQNDPVGLVTFGEKIVDCLPPKSKRQQIGNILSVLANLTPHDKTNVAQSIIQLAAMLKHSSLVMIFSDLLVEPEPVIAAMRRLRHGGHDVILFHILDQAEVSFPFEGLVELRDPETQETIEVDADAYRADYVDEINRFRSQYEKECRQSGIDYVPLDTGMPFDRALTEYLINRRNLG from the coding sequence ATGTCCTCCACGGTTGAAAAATATCTGAAGCCTGAAGTTGTGCGGCATATCGCGCGGCTGGACTTGCGCGCGCAGTTTATTATCAAGGGTTTCTTTCAGGGGATGCATGCAAGCCCGTTTCATGGGTTTTCCGTCGAGTTTAGTGAGCATCGCAAGTATGTGCCTGGGGATAATCCGTCGGATATCGACTGGTTGGTCTATGCCAAGACCGATAAATACTACGTGAAAAAGTTCGAGGCGGAGACGAACCTCACCGGTTATCTGGTGATGGATCTGAGTGCCTCGATGGCCTACAGCCACGACCAGGAACTGACCAAGTTTGACTATTCCATCTGCCTAGCGGCCGCGCTTTGCTATCTGATGATCCACCAGAATGACCCCGTAGGACTGGTGACTTTTGGAGAAAAGATCGTCGATTGCTTGCCACCAAAGTCCAAGCGCCAACAGATTGGAAACATCCTTTCGGTGCTGGCGAATCTTACACCGCACGATAAGACCAATGTCGCCCAGAGTATCATTCAACTAGCGGCGATGCTCAAGCATAGTAGTCTGGTGATGATCTTCAGTGACTTGCTCGTGGAACCTGAGCCCGTGATTGCGGCGATGCGGCGACTGCGTCATGGGGGGCATGATGTGATCCTGTTTCATATCCTGGATCAGGCGGAGGTTTCGTTTCCATTTGAGGGGTTGGTAGAACTGCGCGACCCGGAGACGCAGGAGACGATTGAAGTGGATGCCGACGCCTATCGGGCAGACTATGTGGACGAAATCAATCGGTTTCGTTCTCAGTATGAGAAAGAGTGCCGTCAGAGCGGGATCGATTATGTGCCCTTGGACACGGGAATGCCGTTCGATCGCGCGTTGACGGAGTATTTGATCAATCGTCGAAATTTAGGATAG
- a CDS encoding vWA domain-containing protein, which produces MGFLTPALLAGAGLIVLPIILHLVMRRQPKQVTFAALQFVKRRQDANRRRLNFRHLLLLALRCLLIAGLAFALARPTLRGSGLKGKEGAPLAVAMVMDNSLRMEYVERNHTRLTAASELAQSLVKQFPDETMIAVLDLSHATNSFVIDKTTADGRLVGLTAESNPRSLADAVRNAIELVAEQEDRRQEVFVFSDLAAEDFDEAGLATIRESLEEAPDVRIYVVDVGVEHPRNLSLAPLKLSASYLGPGEQLRVDVDLESVGYDEQPLLELFLEDSTNKLVKRGQRIVELDSTGTGHTEFVLSDLSLGTHQGVVKLSTTDPLQFDNQRFFTVEVRPSVRVLLLGETNADTLFLREALSPSLLGENVQKRFDTVGDRFANAAKIDFAQYDAVCLLDPPPLADEVWNHLADFARAGGGVGIFLGNRATPSGFNNPSAQQLLPGMLKLRSRQETYFRPRRLDHPALAALRNYAEEIPWQIYPVWRFWQFDEAEMAGDSYVVAQYANNQPALVERPLGQGRVLTLTTPISDPLQPVGREPWNLLPTHPEPWPFVALVNNIVGYLSRNEDQELNYGAGETVNLRLSPRQHVTDFVLRDPNGEGLRRTLPPGEDTIRISTTGQLGNYRVAAGGRSGSLDEGFSVNAAAELSRLEQADPEAILAALPEGRVHLANSLDDVEQYVNIGRRGKELFSWAILMVVFVWGSEHLLSNRFYREERPA; this is translated from the coding sequence ATGGGTTTTCTGACGCCCGCATTACTGGCCGGTGCAGGATTGATCGTGTTGCCGATCATTCTGCATCTGGTGATGCGCCGTCAGCCGAAGCAAGTGACCTTTGCCGCGCTGCAATTCGTCAAGCGTCGTCAGGATGCGAATCGTCGTCGGCTCAACTTTCGGCATCTCTTGCTGTTGGCGCTGCGGTGTTTGTTGATTGCTGGGCTTGCTTTCGCCCTTGCGCGACCCACTTTGCGTGGGAGTGGCTTGAAGGGGAAAGAGGGTGCGCCGCTGGCCGTGGCGATGGTGATGGATAACTCGCTCCGCATGGAATATGTCGAGCGAAATCATACACGACTGACGGCGGCTAGTGAGTTGGCGCAGTCGTTGGTAAAGCAATTTCCTGACGAAACGATGATTGCTGTGCTCGACTTGAGTCATGCGACGAACAGTTTTGTGATCGACAAGACCACAGCGGATGGCCGCCTTGTGGGCCTCACTGCCGAGAGCAATCCGCGGTCGCTAGCCGATGCGGTGCGGAATGCGATCGAATTGGTGGCAGAGCAGGAAGATCGCCGACAAGAGGTGTTTGTGTTCAGCGACTTAGCGGCGGAGGACTTCGACGAAGCTGGTTTGGCAACGATTCGGGAATCACTCGAAGAAGCTCCCGACGTGCGGATCTATGTCGTCGATGTGGGTGTGGAACATCCGCGCAATCTGTCACTTGCACCGTTGAAACTTAGCGCAAGCTATCTTGGTCCCGGTGAGCAACTACGTGTGGATGTCGATCTGGAAAGCGTCGGCTACGACGAACAGCCCTTGCTGGAACTGTTTCTTGAAGATTCGACAAACAAGCTGGTCAAGCGTGGCCAGCGGATTGTGGAACTTGATTCGACGGGGACCGGTCATACGGAGTTTGTCTTAAGTGACTTGTCGCTAGGGACGCACCAAGGTGTCGTGAAACTATCAACGACGGATCCACTGCAATTCGACAACCAACGATTCTTTACGGTAGAGGTCCGACCTAGTGTGAGGGTATTACTGTTAGGGGAAACAAATGCTGATACTCTGTTTCTGCGTGAGGCACTGAGCCCGTCCCTACTAGGCGAGAATGTCCAGAAGCGATTTGATACAGTGGGCGACCGGTTTGCCAACGCCGCCAAAATCGACTTTGCTCAGTATGATGCTGTTTGTCTCTTGGACCCCCCGCCACTTGCCGATGAGGTTTGGAATCATCTCGCTGATTTCGCCCGTGCTGGTGGAGGGGTCGGTATCTTTCTGGGCAATCGAGCCACGCCTAGCGGTTTCAACAATCCGTCTGCGCAACAATTGCTGCCGGGGATGCTGAAGCTTCGCTCACGGCAGGAAACCTATTTTCGGCCTCGGCGACTTGACCATCCAGCGCTCGCAGCGTTGCGAAACTATGCTGAGGAGATTCCCTGGCAGATTTATCCCGTGTGGCGGTTTTGGCAGTTCGATGAAGCCGAGATGGCGGGCGATTCGTACGTCGTTGCCCAATATGCGAACAATCAACCGGCACTCGTCGAGCGACCCTTAGGTCAGGGGCGAGTGCTGACGTTAACCACGCCGATTTCCGATCCACTTCAGCCTGTGGGTCGGGAGCCTTGGAATTTGCTCCCCACGCACCCCGAACCGTGGCCATTTGTCGCACTAGTGAACAACATCGTGGGTTATCTGTCACGCAATGAAGATCAAGAGCTGAATTATGGGGCCGGAGAAACCGTCAACCTGCGATTATCACCGCGGCAGCACGTGACGGATTTTGTGTTGCGCGATCCAAATGGCGAAGGCCTCCGCCGTACGCTGCCTCCAGGAGAAGACACGATTCGCATCAGCACGACCGGGCAGCTCGGCAACTATCGTGTTGCAGCCGGGGGGCGGTCTGGTTCGCTGGACGAGGGATTCAGCGTAAACGCTGCCGCTGAGTTGAGTCGTCTCGAGCAGGCGGATCCCGAGGCGATTCTTGCAGCGCTTCCAGAGGGACGCGTCCATTTGGCCAACTCGCTCGATGACGTGGAACAGTATGTCAACATCGGTCGCCGAGGGAAAGAATTGTTTTCCTGGGCAATTCTGATGGTGGTCTTCGTGTGGGGCAGCGAACACTTGCTCTCCAATCGCTTCTATCGTGAGGAGCGGCCAGCATGA
- a CDS encoding AAA family ATPase, with translation MQQELQKVIIGQDEVIEQIFAAIFTRGHCLLEGVPGLAKTLMVSTLSQILDLGFKRIQFTPDLMPSDITGTNVLEEDEHGRRSFRFVEGPVFTNILLADEINRTPPKTQAALLQAMQEREVTIGQTTYGLPDPFFTIATQNPIEQEGTYPLPEAQLDRFMFNIKVDYPTSDEEQRILASTTRGEKPEVTKILSARAILNLQKLVGSVAVSELIIKYVASLVRATRPGDPSAPEFVRDLVDWGAGPRAGQFLIHGGKALAAMDGRFTVAIEDVQKVAIPVLRHRVSTNFQAQAEGMTPEKLITRLMEAIPVPEMPKYAG, from the coding sequence ATGCAGCAGGAACTGCAAAAGGTAATCATTGGCCAGGACGAGGTGATCGAACAGATCTTCGCTGCCATCTTTACTCGGGGGCACTGTCTTCTGGAAGGCGTGCCGGGGCTGGCAAAGACCCTGATGGTCAGCACGCTCTCGCAGATTCTGGATCTGGGATTTAAGCGCATTCAATTCACACCAGACTTGATGCCATCGGATATCACTGGCACGAATGTGCTGGAAGAAGATGAGCACGGTCGGCGGAGCTTTCGATTCGTTGAAGGCCCGGTATTTACGAATATTCTCTTGGCCGACGAAATCAACCGAACACCTCCCAAGACACAGGCCGCGCTTTTGCAGGCGATGCAAGAACGCGAAGTCACAATTGGACAAACGACCTACGGATTGCCCGATCCGTTTTTTACCATCGCGACACAAAACCCCATCGAGCAAGAAGGTACCTACCCGCTGCCCGAAGCGCAGCTCGACCGGTTTATGTTTAACATCAAAGTGGACTACCCGACGTCGGACGAGGAACAGCGGATCCTGGCTTCGACCACCCGGGGAGAAAAACCCGAAGTGACCAAGATTCTTTCGGCGCGGGCAATTCTCAACTTGCAGAAACTGGTTGGTTCGGTGGCAGTGAGTGAATTAATTATCAAGTATGTCGCATCGCTGGTTAGGGCGACACGCCCTGGGGATCCTTCGGCTCCCGAATTTGTGCGCGATTTGGTGGACTGGGGTGCCGGTCCCCGAGCGGGACAGTTTTTGATTCATGGTGGCAAGGCACTTGCCGCGATGGATGGGCGGTTTACAGTCGCCATCGAGGACGTGCAAAAGGTAGCGATTCCTGTGCTTCGGCATCGGGTAAGCACCAACTTTCAAGCCCAAGCCGAAGGCATGACCCCCGAGAAACTGATCACGCGGTTGATGGAGGCGATCCCCGTGCCGGAGATGCCGAAGTACGCGGGGTAG
- a CDS encoding GxxExxY protein, with translation MNRGDDEAQRINQVTDVIIGSAIEVHRHLGPGLLESAYETCLFKELETRGLKYSRQVVLPVTYKGVEVECGYRMDIVVEQEVVIEVKSVVDWHPVYEAQLLSYLKLSGYKVGLAINFNVPLLKTGIKRMVNKL, from the coding sequence ATGAACCGCGGAGACGATGAGGCGCAGAGAATTAATCAGGTTACTGATGTTATCATTGGTTCCGCTATTGAGGTGCATCGTCATCTTGGGCCTGGTCTGCTCGAGTCTGCGTATGAGACATGTCTTTTTAAGGAGCTAGAAACGCGGGGACTGAAGTATTCTCGACAGGTTGTATTGCCTGTCACTTATAAGGGAGTCGAAGTGGAATGTGGCTATAGAATGGACATCGTCGTCGAACAAGAAGTTGTAATTGAGGTTAAATCGGTCGTAGATTGGCATCCAGTCTACGAAGCCCAACTACTCAGCTACCTCAAGCTTTCTGGTTACAAGGTCGGATTAGCAATAAATTTTAATGTCCCGCTACTCAAAACCGGAATTAAACGCATGGTTAACAAACTCTAG
- a CDS encoding MBL fold metallo-hydrolase, translating into MRSHLFLLILGMCAGHSLVHADPGKPVAVRWWGQAMVSIETYWNLKIVIDPYSLSIGYKDPEQTADLVLITHNHPDHNNPDLVRGKPIIARGLHESEEFTKIYQALDRFPNQEEIRWTNAKLRMARSPHAIVVTSIPAWHDDEQGENRGAVAMLLAEVDGVRIVHCGDIGQSRFTEEQLKAMGKVDVLLIPVGGTYTVDGAQAAVLVEQVKPRIVVPIHYKTSALNFDLAGVDPFLTALGSAFEVVRPVGNTLAVSSIVNETESKPRVVVLNYLPWEMPEELAELFAKKESASAVTEDVFAPLSANQMSFRPSNGTHTPRWNAEHMIGRELGFFTEIYAKVDPAFAKIDLNPTQMPPDYEAAHPDWTGAEEARQIERVSALTRRFAYLLADLPLDEQAPGSRWTPRKLLEQMARHYGEHTENVKLKFELTDWPQE; encoded by the coding sequence ATGCGATCGCACTTATTTCTACTTATTCTAGGGATGTGTGCTGGTCATTCGCTGGTACATGCCGATCCAGGCAAGCCGGTTGCCGTGCGCTGGTGGGGGCAGGCGATGGTTTCGATCGAGACCTATTGGAACCTCAAGATTGTCATCGATCCCTACAGTCTGAGCATCGGCTACAAGGATCCCGAACAGACGGCGGACTTGGTGCTGATCACGCACAATCATCCAGACCATAACAACCCGGACCTTGTCCGTGGCAAGCCGATCATTGCACGCGGCTTGCACGAATCAGAAGAGTTCACGAAGATCTATCAGGCCTTGGATCGATTTCCTAATCAAGAAGAAATTCGCTGGACGAATGCCAAACTGAGGATGGCACGCTCGCCACATGCGATCGTGGTGACAAGCATTCCGGCCTGGCACGACGATGAGCAAGGTGAAAATCGCGGCGCTGTTGCGATGCTGCTCGCCGAGGTCGATGGAGTGCGGATCGTTCATTGTGGCGACATCGGACAATCGCGATTCACAGAGGAACAGCTTAAAGCGATGGGCAAGGTGGATGTGTTGCTCATCCCCGTGGGGGGTACCTACACGGTCGATGGCGCTCAAGCGGCCGTGCTGGTAGAGCAAGTCAAGCCAAGAATAGTGGTTCCGATTCACTATAAGACTTCAGCACTCAATTTTGATCTTGCTGGAGTTGATCCATTCTTGACTGCATTGGGATCGGCATTTGAAGTTGTTCGACCTGTGGGGAATACTCTGGCCGTCAGCTCTATAGTGAACGAAACGGAGTCCAAACCTCGTGTGGTCGTGTTGAATTATCTGCCCTGGGAAATGCCCGAGGAGCTTGCCGAGCTGTTTGCGAAGAAGGAATCAGCGAGTGCTGTAACTGAAGACGTGTTTGCTCCGCTAAGTGCGAATCAGATGAGCTTTCGCCCCTCGAATGGCACACACACGCCGCGTTGGAATGCCGAACATATGATAGGGCGAGAATTAGGATTTTTTACCGAGATTTACGCCAAGGTTGACCCAGCATTTGCGAAGATCGACCTGAACCCGACCCAAATGCCGCCTGATTACGAGGCAGCGCATCCCGACTGGACCGGCGCAGAAGAAGCCCGCCAAATCGAACGTGTCTCGGCGTTGACACGGCGTTTCGCCTACCTGCTAGCCGATCTGCCCCTCGACGAGCAGGCTCCTGGCAGTCGCTGGACCCCGCGAAAACTGCTTGAGCAAATGGCTCGACACTACGGAGAGCATACAGAAAATGTGAAACTCAAGTTTGAGCTGACGGACTGGCCGCAAGAATAG